One window of Paroedura picta isolate Pp20150507F chromosome 2, Ppicta_v3.0, whole genome shotgun sequence genomic DNA carries:
- the TMEM37 gene encoding voltage-dependent calcium channel gamma-like subunit, with translation MRLPCPRQKQSAVLSSSLEGAEVSMTAIAVQAQQLFAHRRPMRSFFETFIRSLIILCVAIAIVLSSISVCDGHWLFAKGKLFGLWHFCAIGNNSALKCTTSLTQASISGLTIGMTLARSMVSFAIVVAIFGLELLMVSQVCEDISSRKKWSMGSVLILFSFLLSASGVLSFVILLRDYITVMGFTLMYWCEFIATFLFFLNGISGLHLNSITFPQNRMRKN, from the exons ATGAGACTTCCCTGTCCGCGCCAGAAACAAAGCGCAGTCTTAAGTTCCTCTCTGGAAGGAGCAGAAGTCAGCATGACAGCCATAGCAGTGCAG GCGCAGCAGTTATTTGCTCACAGAAGACCCATGAGATCGTTCTTTGAGACGTTTATAAGGAGCCTCATTATCCTCTGTGTTGCAATAGCAATAGTCCTGTCATCCATTTCTGTGTGTGATGGTCACTGGCTATTTGCCAAAGGGAAACTCTTCGGATTGTGGCACTTCTGTGCCATTGGAAACAATAGTGCCCTGAAATGTACCACCAGTCTTACACAGGCCAGCATCAGTGGGCTCACCATTGGAATGACTCTTGCGAGAAGTATGGTGTCGTTTGCTATTGTGGTAGCCATCTTTGGCTTGGAACTCCTCATGGTCTCTCAAGTGTGTGAAGACATCAGCTCAAGGAAGAAGTGGTCAATGGGGTCTGTCCTCATTCTTTTCTCATTTCTGCTCTCAGCCAGTGGAGTTTTGAGCTTTGTGATCCTTCTAAGAGACTACATCACTGTCATGGGCTTTACATTAATGTACTGGTGTGAGTTCATTGccaccttccttttcttccttaatGGGATCAGTGGGCTTCACCTTAACTCAATAACATTTCCTCAGAACAGAATGAGAAAAAATTAA